A portion of the Chloroflexota bacterium genome contains these proteins:
- the cobA gene encoding uroporphyrinogen-III C-methyltransferase, producing the protein MKRGKVYLVGAGPGDPALITVKGLKCLRKADVIIYDRLINDSLLEEASPDAEKIYVGKGRGCHAMEQKEINLLMVGKAREGETVVRLKGGDPFVLGRGGEETEVLAANQIPFEVVPGISSAYAVPAYAGIPVTHRRLASSFTVITGHEDPEKGKSSIAWDKISTGSDTLVFLMGMANLAQIVNQLIQNGRPSATPVAVISQGTSPRQRIVVGTLEDIVSKAKQENFEPPAVIVVGEVVKLRKQLRWFDNLPLFGKRVLVTRAEHQASELSQLLWERGAVPTQMPVIRISPPQTWKELDRAILNLKNYDWIILTSVNAVEMFWKRLYALSLDARHFAGIRIGVIGPATARVIEKKGICPDYLPEIYTSQGFLAGLSKKDVTECKVLLPRADIAGNELTDGLAKLGAKVHQVNAYKTATSTKGTSQGKEMLLKGEIDVITFTSASTVNSLLAILGQRWEVIKQAKLACIGPSTTAAMVEKGLKADIIATEHTIPGLVAAIEHYFQGKGEGR; encoded by the coding sequence GTGAAACGTGGCAAAGTATACCTGGTGGGTGCTGGGCCGGGTGACCCAGCCCTTATCACTGTAAAGGGGCTGAAATGCCTCAGAAAAGCCGATGTCATCATTTACGACCGGCTTATCAATGATAGCCTGCTTGAAGAAGCATCTCCTGATGCTGAGAAGATATATGTGGGCAAGGGACGTGGCTGCCATGCCATGGAGCAGAAGGAGATAAACCTGCTAATGGTTGGCAAAGCCCGAGAAGGCGAGACAGTGGTTAGACTCAAAGGCGGCGACCCTTTTGTCCTCGGGCGGGGGGGCGAAGAAACTGAAGTCCTGGCTGCCAACCAAATTCCTTTCGAGGTGGTGCCCGGGATATCATCGGCCTATGCTGTCCCGGCCTATGCCGGCATACCGGTGACCCATCGTCGTCTGGCTTCCTCATTTACTGTCATCACCGGTCATGAAGACCCCGAAAAAGGTAAATCAAGCATTGCCTGGGATAAGATAAGCACCGGTAGCGATACATTGGTCTTCCTTATGGGAATGGCGAATCTGGCACAGATAGTCAACCAATTGATACAGAACGGCAGGCCATCCGCTACTCCGGTGGCGGTGATAAGCCAGGGCACCAGCCCAAGGCAGCGGATTGTGGTCGGCACGCTGGAAGATATCGTCAGTAAAGCCAAACAAGAGAACTTCGAGCCACCAGCGGTGATAGTAGTTGGCGAAGTGGTCAAGCTCCGCAAACAGCTGCGCTGGTTTGATAACCTCCCTCTTTTCGGCAAACGAGTCCTGGTGACAAGAGCCGAACACCAGGCCAGTGAATTGAGCCAGCTACTTTGGGAACGTGGGGCTGTTCCTACCCAAATGCCGGTTATAAGGATTAGCCCGCCACAAACCTGGAAGGAGCTTGACCGGGCTATCCTGAACCTGAAAAACTACGACTGGATAATCCTTACCAGCGTCAATGCCGTGGAGATGTTTTGGAAAAGGCTATATGCCCTTAGTTTGGACGCGCGTCACTTTGCCGGCATTAGAATCGGGGTTATAGGCCCGGCTACAGCTAGAGTCATTGAGAAAAAAGGCATATGTCCTGATTATCTGCCGGAGATATACACGAGTCAGGGCTTCCTAGCCGGCCTTAGCAAGAAGGATGTCACCGAATGCAAGGTTCTTCTGCCTCGTGCCGACATCGCTGGTAATGAATTGACTGACGGACTTGCCAAACTTGGAGCTAAAGTCCACCAGGTAAACGCCTATAAAACTGCTACCTCAACCAAAGGAACCTCACAGGGAAAAGAGATGCTGTTGAAAGGAGAGATTGACGTTATTACCTTCACCAGTGCCTCGACAGTAAACAGCCTGTTGGCTATACTGGGGCAAAGATGGGAGGTTATAAAACAAGCCAAGCTAGCTTGCATCGGACCGAGCACAACTGCAGCCATGGTTGAAAAGGGATTGAAGGCTGACATAATAGCTACGGAGCACACCATACCCGGGTTGGTAGCAGCCATAGAACATTACTTCCAAGGAAAGGGGGAAGGAAGATGA
- a CDS encoding MFS transporter, giving the protein MSCLAFVVKFIDTLQIRESRLKNSFTLITLYIVAFVGFAGFSFLFPVIPLYAAELGATVAEVGLIVATISYVTAFFLIPFGMLSDKFGRHELLVGGLAVFTLAPLLYPLANNPEQLIWVRAIHGLAAAAFLPTAIALVVDLTPETKRGEAIGWYTASLQLGLMAGPITGGFLTSHFGFDAAFYGCSAISLIGLVLAFSRLRAISHRPTAIPGKASSSWHWLGQPLAIAVLLAPLLVAVGSGTIGSYIPLYGRGFGMTEADAGAIITALYASSALLRAPAGRLSDSVDRKLLLIVGVGLSAIAVSLFPFFHSLSQFIIIGIIFGIGMGIAMPASLAMAADFSPVGGRGLSMSIPTCFFQVGLAVGPTAMGYVAGISSFETMFLACAASLVFGLLIMLGLMRVQKVQ; this is encoded by the coding sequence TTGTCATGCCTAGCTTTTGTGGTAAAGTTTATAGATACTTTGCAAATACGAGAATCGAGATTGAAGAACTCCTTTACCCTTATAACGCTGTACATAGTAGCCTTTGTCGGATTTGCCGGTTTCAGCTTTTTGTTTCCGGTGATACCGCTCTATGCGGCTGAGTTGGGTGCTACGGTGGCAGAAGTCGGGCTGATAGTAGCTACCATCTCTTACGTTACGGCTTTCTTTCTGATTCCATTTGGCATGCTTTCTGATAAATTTGGCCGGCACGAACTTCTGGTCGGTGGTTTAGCCGTCTTTACCTTGGCCCCCTTACTCTATCCTCTGGCTAACAATCCTGAGCAGCTTATTTGGGTCAGGGCAATCCATGGCCTGGCAGCAGCGGCTTTTCTGCCGACCGCCATTGCCCTGGTAGTTGATCTAACCCCCGAGACAAAGCGAGGCGAAGCCATAGGCTGGTATACAGCTTCACTCCAACTGGGCTTGATGGCCGGCCCAATAACCGGTGGTTTCCTGACAAGCCACTTTGGTTTCGATGCTGCCTTTTATGGCTGTAGCGCTATCTCTCTGATAGGCCTAGTTCTGGCTTTTTCCCGACTCCGTGCTATTTCCCACCGACCAACGGCCATTCCAGGCAAAGCCAGCTCATCATGGCATTGGCTAGGACAACCGCTGGCGATTGCCGTCTTGTTGGCCCCCCTGCTAGTTGCTGTTGGCTCAGGCACGATTGGCAGCTACATCCCACTTTACGGCAGGGGTTTCGGCATGACTGAGGCTGATGCCGGGGCAATCATTACTGCCCTTTATGCCAGCTCAGCTTTGTTGCGAGCTCCAGCCGGGAGATTATCGGACAGTGTTGATAGAAAGCTTTTGCTTATCGTTGGTGTGGGGCTAAGTGCTATAGCTGTGTCTCTTTTTCCCTTCTTTCATAGCCTATCACAGTTTATCATCATAGGCATCATATTTGGCATCGGTATGGGAATAGCCATGCCGGCAAGTCTAGCTATGGCGGCCGATTTTTCTCCGGTGGGGGGAAGGGGTCTGTCTATGTCCATACCTACTTGTTTCTTTCAAGTCGGCTTGGCGGTCGGGCCTACAGCCATGGGATATGTAGCTGGGATAAGTAGTTTTGAGACTATGTTCCTGGCCTGTGCTGCAAGCCTGGTCTTCGGTTTGCTCATCATGCTCGGCTTAATGCGCGTCCAAAAGGTACAGTGA
- a CDS encoding epoxyqueuosine reductase QueH, with translation MKVVLHICCGVCAAGAVEALVTEEHEVLGFFYNPNIHPAEEYQKRLEAACKVAKELDFPLQAGPYTPEEWFDRTSSLKDEPEGGKRCQVCYRLRLEKTYDYMAACGADAFATTLTISPRKSAQAINNIGQEIGGDKFLMRDFKKKDGFKRAVQSAKRLELYRQNYCGCIYSIRQGT, from the coding sequence ATGAAGGTTGTGTTACATATATGCTGCGGAGTCTGCGCTGCAGGTGCGGTGGAAGCACTGGTCACAGAGGAGCACGAGGTTCTCGGCTTTTTTTACAATCCAAACATTCACCCGGCAGAGGAATACCAAAAAAGACTAGAGGCAGCCTGCAAGGTAGCTAAAGAGTTAGATTTCCCGTTACAGGCCGGGCCCTATACTCCCGAAGAATGGTTCGACCGGACTAGCTCCTTAAAGGATGAACCTGAAGGTGGTAAGCGATGCCAGGTATGCTACAGACTACGGCTGGAAAAGACCTATGATTACATGGCGGCTTGTGGGGCGGATGCCTTTGCCACTACTTTGACAATTAGCCCTCGCAAGTCGGCACAGGCAATCAATAATATAGGACAGGAAATTGGTGGGGACAAGTTTCTAATGAGAGATTTTAAGAAAAAGGATGGCTTTAAGCGGGCTGTGCAGTCAGCCAAGAGATTGGAGCTTTACCGACAGAACTATTGTGGCTGCATATATAGCATAAGGCAAGGGACATGA